The following proteins come from a genomic window of Miscanthus floridulus cultivar M001 chromosome 2, ASM1932011v1, whole genome shotgun sequence:
- the LOC136540679 gene encoding noroxomaritidine synthase-like, translating into MEPFFLFIELALVLCFLTALYYRRLQSKKTSPLEPTEWPIVGHLPGLVANIHHFHDWATGVLTGAGYNFEARGGRTGLRYFITCDPSNVRHIFTSNFANYPKGEEYAVIFDVLGVGIFNADGESWRRQRVMAQMLMTGPRFRAFTARCSRDKVERSLLPFLAHHADGVGRPPCDLHDVFLRLTFDMTCTLVFGVDPGCLAVGLPVVPFARAMDDALETLFLRHITPTACWKLMNVLEVGQERKMAAARRTIDSFVVATVAKCRADKLKEGEGISNSFDLLSSYICREDSSDANDDVFLRDTTVNLLLAGRDTTGAALSWFFYLISKNPRVEQKLLDELAPIASRRKGASDDAADTASGMVTFDANELGGLVYLHAALSECLRLYPSVPFEHKVAAAADVLPSGKELKAGDKVLVFNYSIGRMKGVWGKDCMEFRPERWLNEEGTKLRYEPSYKFISFNAGPRTCLGKEMAFVQMKTVAAAVLWNFAVEVVPGHVVEPKLSIILHMKNGLAVKVRRRDGTAPSSCVTACI; encoded by the coding sequence ATGGAGCCGTTTTTTCTGTTCATAGAGCTGGCCCTTGTTCTCTGCTTCCTCACCGCCCTGTACTACCGCCGCTTGCAATCTAAGAAAACGAGCCCTTTGGAGCCGACCGAATGGCCAATAGTCGGACATCTCCCCGGCTTGGTCGCCAACATCCACCACTTCCACGACTGGGCCACCGGCGTCCTCACCGGCGCGGGCTACAACTTCGAAGCCCGCGGAGGCCGCACCGGCCTGCGGTACTTCATCACCTGCGACCCCTCCAACGTGCGCCACATCTTCACGTCCAACTTCGCCAACTACCCTAAAGGCGAAGAGTACGCCGTGATCTTCGACGTCCTTGGCGTTGGCATCTTCAACGCCGACGGGGAGTCGTGGCGGCGCCAGCGGGTGATGGCCCAGATGCTCATGACCGGCCCTCGGTTCCGAGCCTTCACGGCGCGGTGCAGTCGCGACAAGGTGGAGAGGAGCCTCCTGCCTTTCCTCGCCCACCACGCCGACGGCGTGGGGAGGCCGCCGTGCGACCTGCACGACGTGTTCCTGAGGCTGACGTTCGACATGACATGCACCCTCGTCTTCGGCGTCGACCCTGGGTGCCTGGCGGTCGGCTTGCCCGTGGTCCCCTTCGCGCGCGCGATGGACGACGCGCTGGAGACGCTTTTCCTCCGGCACATCACCCCCACGGCGTGCTGGAAACTGATGAACGTGCTGGAGGTAGGGCAGGAGAGGAAGATGGCCGCAGCTCGAAGGACGATCGACAGCTTCGTCGTCGCCACCGTCGCAAAATGCAGGGCCGACAAGCTCAAAGAAGGCGAAGGCATCAGCAACTCATTTGACCTGCTGTCATCCTACATCTGCCGCGAGGACtcgagtgatgcaaatgatgacgTGTTCTTACGTGACACGACGGTGAACCTCCTGCTCGCCGGCCGCGACACCACGGGCGCGGCGCTGTCGTGGTTCTTCTACCTCATCTCCAAGAACCCTCGCGTCGAGCAGAAACTACTGGACGAGCTCGCGCCCATCGCTTCACGGCGGAAAGGTGCATCAGATGATGCTGCAGACACGGCCAGCGGCATGGTGACCTTCGACGCGAACGAGCTCGGCGGCCTGGTTTACCTGCACGCCGCGCTGAGCGAGTGCTTGAGGCTGTACCCGTCCGTGCCGTTCGAGCACAAGGTCGCGGCGGCCGCCGACGTTCTGCCGAGCGGGAAGGAGCTGAAGGCAGGAGACAAGGTGTTGGTGTTCAACTACTCCATTGGCAGGATGAAGGGCGTGTGGGGCAAGGACTGCATGGAGTTCCGCCCGGAGAGATGGCTCAACGAGGAAGGGACCAAGCTTCGGTACGAGCCGTCCTACAAGTTCATCTCCTTCAACGCCGGGCCGCGGACGTGCCTCGGCAAGGAGATGGCGTTCGTGCAGATGAAGACCGTGGCGGCGGCCGTGCTGTGGAACTTCGCCGTCGAGGTGGTGCCAGGCCACGTCGTGGAGCCCAAGCTGTCCATCATACTTCACATGAAGAATGGGCTTGCCGTCAAGGTTAGGAGAAGGGACGGGACGGCGCCGTCGTCGTGCGTCACGGCTTGCATCTGA